In Scleropages formosus chromosome 20, fSclFor1.1, whole genome shotgun sequence, a single window of DNA contains:
- the plk1 gene encoding serine/threonine-protein kinase PLK1 yields the protein MSAGTAKATKASAQSEPKSASAPLKEIPDILVDPRTMKRYMRGRFLGKGGFAKCYEITDVDTKEVFAGKVVPKALLLKPHQKEKMSMEITIHKSLDHPHVVGFHGFFEDEDFVYVVLEICRRRSLLELHKRRKAVTEPEARYYMRQTIQGCQYLHNNRVIHRDLKLGNLFLNDDLDVKIGDFGLATKIEFDGERKKTLCGTPNYIAPEVLCKKGHSFEVDIWSLGCILYTLLVGKPPFETSCLKETYIRIKKNDYTIPRHINPTAASLIKRMLHADPTLRPAIGDLLTDEFFTSGYVPLRLPTTCLTVAPRFSIAPSSLEAEHRRPLTALNRETECQVEKMEQKEEPPLREESESADYLSDMLKQLNSVNASKPSEKVVIRQEEAEDPACVPIFWISKWVDYSDKYGLGYQLCDNSVGVLFNDSTRLIMYDDGDRLQYIDRNSEETYLRVRSYPSTLAKKITLLKYFRNYMSEHLLKAGANITPRDGDELARLPYLRHWFRTKSAIVLHLSNGTVQINFFQDHTKLILCPLMAAVTYIDEKREFRTYKMSLIEQYGCNKELASRLRYARTMVEKLLACKSIPPRKAAADAEHA from the exons ATGAGCGCGGGAACGGCAAAGGCGACGAAGGCGTCGGCGCAGAGCGAGCCGAAGAGCGCAAGCGCCCCGCTGAAGGAGATCCCCGACATCCTGGTGGACCCCCGCACCATGAAGCGCTACATGCGCGGCCGCTTTCTGGGCAAAGGTGGCTTCGCCAAGTGCTACGAGATCACGGACGTGGACACGAAGGAGGTCTTCGCCGGCAAGGTGGTCCCCAAGGCCCTGCTGCTCAAACCTCACCAGAAGGAGAAGATGTCCATGGAAATCACGATCCACAAGAGCCTGGACCACCCGCACGTCGTGGGCTTCCACGGCTTCTTCGAGGACGAGGACTTCGTGTACGTGGTGCTGGAGATCTGCAGGCGGAGG TCGCTCCTGGAGCTGCACAAGAGGAGGAAGGCTGTGACGGAGCCGGAAGCTCGATATTACATGCGGCAGACCATCCAGGGATGTCAGTACCTTCACAACAACAGAGTCATCCACAGGGACCTGAAGCTGGGTAACCTCTTCCTGAACGATGACTTGGATGTCAAGATAG GTGACTTTGGTCTGGCAACAAAAATTGAGTTTGATGGCGAGAGGAAGAAGACGCTATGTGGGACTCCCAATTACATTGCTCCCGAGGTGCTGTGCAAGAAGGGCCACAGCTTTGAGGTGGACATCTGGTCCCTGGGCTGCATCCT CTACACTTTGCTAGTAGGGAAGCCTCCGTTTGAGACATCCTGCCTGAAAGAGACTTACATCCGCATCAAGAAAAATGACTACACAATTCCACGG CACATCAACCCCACAGCCGCATCTCTGATCAAGAGGATGCTCCATGCTGACCCGACTCTCCGGCCCGCCATTGGAGACTTGCTGACGGATGAGTTCTTCACCTCCGGCTACGTCCCCCTGCGTCTGCCCACCACCTGCCTTACAGTGGCTCCTCGCTTCTCCATTGCACCCAGCTCTTTGGAGGCTGAGCACCGCAGACCACTGACTGCCCTCAACAGAG AAACTGAGTGTCAAGTGGAAAAGATGGAACAGAAAGAAGAACCTCCACTCAG GGAGGAATCTGAGTCTGCGGACTATTTGTCTGACATGTTAAAGCAGCTCAACAGTGTTAATGCTTCAAAGCCCTCGGAGAAGGTTGTAATTCGTCAAG AGGAAGCTGAAGACCCGGCCTGCGTTCCGATTTTCTGGATTAGCAAATGGGTGGACTACTCTGACAAATATGGCCTTG GATACCAGCTGTGTGACAACAGTGTGGGGGTGCTCTTCAATGATTCTACACGACTTATAATGTATGACGATGGGGACCGCCTGCAGTACATTGACCGAAATTCTGAGGAGACTTACCTTAGAGTGAGGTCGTATCCTTCCACACTTGCCAAGAAG ATTACACTTCTGAAGTATTTCCGCAACTACATGAGCGAGCATCTCCTCAAAGCCGGTGCCAACATCACTCCGCGGGACGGGGATGAGCTGGCCCGCCTGCCGTACCTGCGTCACTGGTTCCGCACAAAGAGTGCCATCGTGCTGCACCTGAGCAACGGCACAGTGCAGATCAACTTCTTTCAG GACCACACCAAGCTGATCCTGTGCCCTCTTATGGCTGCGGTGACGTACATTGACGAGAAGAGGGAATTCCGCACTTACAAGATGAGCCTCATTGAGCAGTATGGCTGCAACAAAGAGCTGGCCAGCCGCTTGCGTTATGCTCGCACCATGGTGGAAAAGCTGTTGGCCTGCAAGTCCATTCCTCCCCGAAAGGCTGCAGCAGATGCAGAGCATGCCTAA
- the LOC108926640 gene encoding ras-related protein Rap-1b-like → MSTLAVKDRTTVRLMFLGAAGVGKTALIQRFLEDRFEPKHKRTVEELHSIEYDIDGAKIRIEIMDTSGSYSFPAMRKLCIRNSDAFALVYSIDDPESFDEVQRLREEILELKPGEKRTPVVVVANKLDMENQRLVLSEDMQPVVELDWNATFVEASAKSSENVLGVFRELLQQVHVPSRISPALRRRRETLPKDGGGAQKKPPMKKHNSCVLS, encoded by the coding sequence ATGTCTACTCTGGCGGTGAAGGACAGGACCACCGTCCGCCTGATGTTCCTGGGCGCAGCCGGGGTGGGCAAGACCGCTCTGATCCAGCGCTTCCTGGAGGACCGCTTCGAGCCCAAGCACAAGCGCACGGTGGAGGAGCTGCACAGCATCGAGTACGACATCGACGGGGCCAAAATCCGCATCGAGATCATGGACACGAGCGGGAGCTACTCGTTCCCGGCCATGCGCAAACTCTGCATCCGCAACAGCGATGCTTTCGCCCTGGTCTACTCCATAGACGACCCGGAGTCGTTCGACGAGGTGCAGCGTCTCCGAGAGGAGATCTTGGAGCTCAAGCCAGGGGAGAAACGCACCCCCGTAGTGGTGGTGGCCAATAAGCTGGACATGGAGAACCAGCGCTTGGTGCTCAGCGAGGACATGCAGCCCGTCGTGGAGCTGGACTGGAACGCCACCTTCGTGGAGGCGTCGGCCAAGAGCAGCGAGAACGTGCTGGGGGTCTTCCgggagctgctgcagcaggtgcACGTGCCGAGCCGCATCAGCCCCGCGCTGCGCAGGCGCAGAGAGACGCTCCCCAAGGACGGCGGGGGAGCGCAGAAAAAGCCCCCGATGAAGAAGCACAACAGCTGCGTCTTGTCCTAG